The Coffea eugenioides isolate CCC68of chromosome 8, Ceug_1.0, whole genome shotgun sequence genome has a segment encoding these proteins:
- the LOC113780403 gene encoding uncharacterized protein LOC113780403, whose product MTKWAVELAEHDIGYQPRTAIKAQALADFLAEGASLSVTESSSLPEEARQEEPWVLFVDGVSSKEGSGAGLLLTSPTGEELTYALRFDFPASNNEAEYEALLTGLRIAHQMSITAIRVRSDSQLVVCQVRGEYEVKEDVMKEYLAKVRKAIKLFDIFEIERVPRSQNKRADALSKQASSSFVHLSKEVLVEVVKQKSIGQIQVLTIDSPATWMTPLVNFLSSGALPVNKIEARRLQLRAAKYAYVGRILYRRSYLSPWLKCITPEEGDYIFREVHEGLYAAHVGSRVLAKKCLLLGYYCPSVFRDAAAFVQKCRACQVHAPLRHQPTREMVPIHSPWPFAQWEIDLLGPFPRAPGRYEHLVVAIDYFTK is encoded by the coding sequence ATGACCAAATGGGCCGTCGAACTGGCAGAGCACGACATCGGCTATCAGCCTCGCACCGCTATCAAAGCTCAGGCCCTGGCAGACTTTCTCGCCGAGGGAGCCAGTTTGTCAGTGACTGAGTCGAGCTCTTTGCCCGAAGAGGCACGGCAGGAAGAGCCGTGGGTATTATTTGTGGACGGAGTCTCGAGTAAGGAAGGGAGCGGAGCCGGCCTGCTACTCACCTCGCCCACCGGGGAGGAGCTGACCTATGCACTCAGATTTGACTTCCCGGCATCCAACAATGAGGCTGAGTACGAGGCCCTATTGACAGGATTGCGGATTGCCCACCAGATGAGTATAACCGCGATCAGGGTCCGGAGTGACTCTCAACTCGTAGTCTGCCAGGTCCGCGGGGAGTACGAGGTCAAGGAGGATGTCATGAAAGAATATTTGGCTAAGGTGCGGAAGGCGATAAAACTGTTCGACATTTTCGAGATTGAGCGGGTGCCGAGGTCACAGAATAAGCGGGCAGACGCCCTGTCGAAACAAGCGTCCTCCTCGTTTGTCCACCTGAGTAAGGAAGTCTTGGTGGAGGTAGTTAAGCAAAAAAGCATTGGCCAGATCCAGGTCTTGACTATAGACAGCCCGGCCACTTGGATGACTCCCCTCGTAAACTTCCTCAGCTCGGGTGCCCTCCCAGTGAACAAAATCGAGGCTCGCCGACTCCAGCTCAGAGCTGCTAAGTACGCGTACGTCGGGCGGATCCTCTACAGGAGGTCGTATCTGTCTCCCTGGCTAAAGTGCATAACTCCTGAGGAGGGCGACTATATCTTCCGAGAAGTTCACGAAGGCCTGTACGCAGCACATGTGGGGTCCCGAGTGTTGGCCAAAAAATGCCTGCTCCTAGGCTACTACTGTCCCTCGGTGTTTCGGGATGCCGCGGCTTTTGTTCAGAAATGCCGAGCCTGCCAGGTGCACGCCCCGCTGCGTCACCAGCCCACTCGGGAGATGGTCCCCATCCACAGTCCTTGGCCCTTTGCCCAGTGGGAAATAGACCTCCTGGGTCCCTTTCCCCGAGCTCCCGGAAGGTACGAACACCTCGTGGTGGCCATCGACTATTTCACAAAGTAG
- the LOC113780404 gene encoding uncharacterized protein LOC113780404 has translation MRLQTAADEVRCKTFPMFLKEKARLWFQGLARGSIRSFPELARQFAAQFVSSKTYSKNVAHLMAIKHKPDESLRNFMTRFNTESLQIRDKDEKVVMAAFMNGLRAEELYYKLVEKPPRGLEELLTRAHAAANAEEVARLKRESDWELGDRRGRGNPPENKDGPAKKNVFDRLSKEKAPAPPPLPEKGYTPLTRPRAEILAVIETEGLGERPPKMGTPRNKKNQDRYCAFHRDVGHDTEGCWALRKEIEDLIQRGFLGRFVRQGRPGQEQGRTYRRDKGEGLRRDRLERRDAPWGNSPDQVTQNLAGVINTIVGGPTGGDSHAARKNRQPPPEGDDSLKRLRMDEEITFGPRDAVPLASGNHEAIVIDVVTNNYRVKKVYVDQGSAVDILFYRMFKELDLEDGQLTPVRTPLVGFTGPPINSEGMITLMVTVGQAPKCRTIPVNFVVVKQQSPYNVFLGRPVLNALRAIPSSLHLSVKFPTLRGIAEVHGDPEVARACYLAMLRVHEKVVAQTTSLEPYFPGEEARQLGTQDEIEDFPLREDRPDQVLRVGASLPPEEKEGLKALLKEYAQVFAWTVEDMPGIPTDLAVHHLNVDPHFEPVKQKKRSFAPERNDVIKKEVGKLLESKIILEVYYPPG, from the coding sequence ATGCGTCTGCAAACCGCTGCGGATGAAGTCCGCTGCAAAACCTTCCCCATGTTTCTGAAGGAGAAGGCCCGGCTCTGGTTCCAGGGTCTGGCACGGGGGTCCATCCGGAGTTTCCCCGAGCTGGCCAGACAGTTCGCCGCCCAGTTTGTCTCCTCGAAGACTTACTCAAAAAACGTGGCTCACCTGATGGCAATCAAGCATAAGCCGGACGAGTCCCTGAGGAATTTCATGACCCGCTTCAACACGGAGAGCTTGCAGATCAGGGACAAGGACGAAAAGGTGGTCATGGCCGCCTTCATGAATGGGCTCAGGGCGGAGGAGCTCTACTACAAGCTCGTCGAGAAGCCTCCTAGAGGCCTAGAGGAGCTCTTGACCAGGGCGCACGCCGCCGCTAATGCGGAGGAGGTTGCTCGCCTGAAGAGAGAGTCAGATTGGGAGCTCGGAGATCGGAGAGGACGGGGAAACCCCCCCGAGAATAAGGACGGCCCGGCCAAGAAGAATGTTTTCGACCGACTCTCAAAGGAGAAAGCCCCTGCTCCGCCGCCACTCCCTGAAAAAGGCTACACCCCCCTAACTCGGCCCAGAGCCGAGATTCTGGCCGTCATAGAGACTGAGGGCCTAGGGGAACGGCCACCCAAAATGGGGACACCCCGGAACAAGAAAAACCAGGACCGATACTGTGCCTTCCACCGTGATGTTGGGCATGATACGGAGGGGTGCTGGGCCCTGCGAAAGGAGATCGAAGATCTGATCCAGCGCGGCTTCCTGGGGCGTTTCGTCCGGCAAGGTCGACCAGGTCAGGAGCAAGGACGCACCTACCGCCGAGACAAGGGCGAGGGCCTGCGTCGCGACCGCCTTGAGCGGCGGGACGCTCCTTGGGGCAACTCCCCCGACCAGGTCACTCAGAACTTAGCAGGGGTAATAAACACCATTGTTGGGGGCCCCACGGGGGGGGACAGCCATGCAGCTCGGAAGAACAGGCAGCCTCCCCCCGAGGGGGATGACTCCCTGAAACGCTTGCGCATGGATGAGGAGATCACCTTCGGACCAAGGGATGCGGTTCCCCTGGCTTCTGGAAACCACGAGGCCATCGTGATAGACGTCGTGACCAATAACTATCGGGTGAAGAAAGTGTACGTCGACCAGGGGAGCGCGGTGGACATCCTGTTTTACCGGATGTTCAAGGAGCTCGACTTGGAGGACGGGCAGCTAACCCCGGTTCGGACACCCCTAGTGGGCTTCACCGGACCACCCATCAATTCGGAGGGGATGATCACCCTGATGGTCACGGTAGGGCAAGCGCCTAAATGCCGGACCATCCCCGTCAACTTCGTGGTGGTCAAACAACAATCCCCATATAACGTGTTCTTGGGACGACCCGTTTTGAATGCCCTCCGAGCTATCCCCTCGTCTCTCCACCTCAGCGTCAAATTTCCCACCCTGAGAGGAATAGCTGAGGTGCATGGAGATCCAGAGGTGGCCAGAGCTTGCTACTTGGCCATGCTCCGGGTACATGAGAAGGTGGTCGCCCAGACGACCAGCTTGGAGCCTTACTTCCCGGGGGAGGAGGCCCGACAGCTGGGCACCCAGGACGAGATCGAGGACTTCCCCTTGAGGGAGGACCGGCCCGACCAGGTCCTCCGCGTTGGTGCGTCGCTACCCCCCGAAGAGAAGGAGGGCTTGAAGGCCCTACTAAAGGAGTACGCCCAGGTCTTCGCGTGGACGGTAGAGGACATGCCCGGGATTCCGACTGATCTGGCCGTCCACCACCTCAACGTAGATCCCCACTTCGAGCCagtgaagcagaagaagaggaGTTTCGCCCCCGAAAGGAATGATGTGATCAAGAAGGAGGTCGGCAAGCTGCTGGAATCCAAGATCATCTTGGAGGTATATTACCCGCCTGGTTAG